One Candidatus Neomarinimicrobiota bacterium DNA window includes the following coding sequences:
- the argF gene encoding ornithine carbamoyltransferase, with protein sequence MKRDFLHITDFTTDEIWGTLDLAKEIKEKLKNRENYKPFKGHSLAMIFAKPSARTRVSFETGFFRLGGHALFLGPNDIGIGKREALKDIARVFSGYNDMIMARLFDHQHVLELAEYSSIPVINGLTDYNHPCQIMADILTVYEHRGNLDNMKIAYVGDGNNIVHSWLHLAARIPFHFTCVCPGGFEPEASAIKLVEDAGISTVEVTHDPKAGVVGADVIYTDVWASMGQKEEAQARKKIFSDFQVNSAMMNSTGKDTLFMHCLPAERDREVTDAVMESKKSIVFDEAENRMHAQNAIMVKIAGKA encoded by the coding sequence ATGAAAAGAGATTTTTTACATATTACTGATTTTACGACGGATGAAATTTGGGGAACTTTGGATCTTGCGAAGGAGATAAAAGAAAAATTAAAAAACAGGGAAAATTATAAACCCTTTAAGGGTCATTCTTTGGCAATGATATTTGCCAAACCATCGGCCCGAACCCGCGTCTCTTTTGAAACTGGTTTTTTCCGCTTAGGTGGTCATGCGCTCTTTTTGGGACCGAATGATATTGGGATTGGGAAACGGGAAGCGTTAAAAGATATTGCGCGCGTTTTCAGCGGTTATAATGATATGATTATGGCGCGTCTTTTTGACCATCAACATGTTTTGGAATTGGCCGAATATTCTTCAATCCCAGTGATAAATGGACTGACTGATTATAACCATCCATGTCAGATCATGGCTGATATTCTCACTGTTTATGAACATCGTGGAAATCTAGATAATATGAAAATTGCTTATGTGGGTGATGGAAATAATATTGTCCATTCCTGGCTTCACCTTGCTGCGCGGATTCCTTTCCATTTTACATGTGTTTGTCCAGGAGGATTTGAACCGGAGGCTAGTGCTATTAAACTGGTAGAAGATGCTGGAATATCTACCGTTGAGGTGACCCACGATCCTAAGGCAGGCGTAGTGGGAGCGGATGTAATTTACACTGATGTGTGGGCATCTATGGGTCAAAAAGAAGAAGCACAAGCACGGAAAAAAATATTTTCTGATTTCCAGGTGAATTCCGCCATGATGAATTCCACGGGGAAAGATACTTTATTCATGCATTGCCTCCCGGCTGAAAGGGATCGGGAAGTTACCGATGCGGTGATGGAATCAAAAAAATCAATCGTTTTTGATGAAGCTGAAAATAGGATGCACGCTCAAAATGCCATTATGGTAAAAATTGCCGGAAAGGCGTAA
- the hslU gene encoding ATP-dependent protease ATPase subunit HslU, which produces MSDFTPKQIVKELDRYIVGQTSAKRAVAIALRNRWRRQQVDGDMRNEIVPNNIILIGPTGVGKTEISRRLAKLAKAPFVKVEASKFTEVGYVGRDVESIIRDLADVAMSIVKKEKQIEVQGLAETMAEERILDSLFPIDGTHKLSKEEEVRHKKTRNRLRQKLLNGDFETREIDIEVTEDAAPMMQIFGPLGGGDDMGMNIKDMLSNVMPGHKKRRKMVVSDARNILIEMEADSLMDQDELVRMAKHRVENNGIVFLDEIDKIVDSNGGGSGPDVSREGVQRDLLPIVEGSRVPTKYGAVKTDHVLFISAGAFHVSSPSDMIPELQGRFPIRVEMNKLTVNDFVKILKHPESSLIKQYMALLGAENVTLKFETDAIREIAKIAAQVNSKMENIGARRLHTVMTTLLDDYMFDESTGKKKTITITKKLVDKKLKDIVEDQDLSKYIL; this is translated from the coding sequence ATGAGCGATTTCACACCGAAGCAAATTGTTAAGGAATTGGATCGCTATATTGTCGGTCAAACCAGCGCAAAAAGGGCCGTGGCCATTGCCTTAAGGAATCGTTGGCGTCGACAACAGGTTGACGGCGATATGCGGAATGAAATTGTGCCTAACAATATTATACTCATCGGACCCACAGGTGTGGGTAAAACGGAAATTTCCCGCCGGTTAGCGAAATTAGCCAAAGCACCATTTGTCAAAGTTGAAGCGAGTAAATTTACTGAAGTGGGTTACGTGGGGCGAGATGTAGAATCCATCATCCGTGATTTGGCCGATGTGGCTATGAGTATCGTCAAAAAGGAAAAACAGATTGAAGTCCAAGGATTGGCTGAAACGATGGCTGAAGAAAGAATTTTAGATTCACTTTTCCCTATTGATGGCACCCATAAACTATCTAAAGAAGAGGAAGTGCGGCATAAAAAAACAAGAAATCGCCTTCGCCAAAAATTGCTAAATGGTGATTTTGAAACGCGGGAGATTGATATAGAAGTAACGGAAGATGCCGCACCCATGATGCAGATATTCGGTCCTTTAGGGGGCGGGGATGACATGGGCATGAATATTAAAGATATGCTTTCAAACGTTATGCCCGGCCATAAAAAACGCCGCAAGATGGTTGTCTCAGATGCACGCAATATCCTTATTGAAATGGAAGCTGACAGCCTCATGGATCAAGATGAATTGGTTCGAATGGCGAAACATAGAGTTGAAAATAATGGCATTGTTTTTTTGGATGAAATTGATAAAATTGTTGATAGTAACGGTGGTGGATCAGGTCCGGACGTAAGTAGAGAAGGTGTACAACGGGATTTACTTCCGATTGTTGAAGGTAGCCGTGTCCCTACTAAGTATGGCGCCGTAAAAACAGATCATGTGTTGTTTATTTCAGCCGGCGCATTCCATGTGTCTTCTCCATCGGATATGATACCCGAACTTCAGGGACGATTTCCTATTCGTGTAGAAATGAATAAGCTCACTGTGAACGATTTTGTAAAAATTTTGAAACATCCTGAATCTTCATTGATCAAACAGTACATGGCCCTGTTGGGCGCTGAAAATGTGACACTTAAATTTGAAACGGATGCCATCCGGGAGATTGCAAAGATCGCAGCACAAGTCAATTCCAAAATGGAAAATATAGGTGCCCGGCGTTTGCATACGGTTATGACGACTTTGTTGGATGACTATATGTTTGATGAATCCACAGGAAAGAAAAAAACAATTACCATTACCAAAAAATTGGTGGATAAAAAATTGAAGGATATTGTTGAAGATCAAGATTTGAGTAAATACATTTTATAA
- the hslV gene encoding ATP-dependent protease subunit HslV, with the protein MNVKIRSTTILGVRKKGVIAIGGDGQVTFGDMAFKQKAVKVRQFETDKGTILGGFAGAAADALTLFEKFESKLEEYEGDLTRSVVELAKEWRTDKFLRNLEALLALMDKKHSFIVSGDGNVIEPDGPIISIGSGGGFAQSAATAFMKSTTYPAKKIVEESLKIAAELCIYTNDSITVLEVK; encoded by the coding sequence ATGAACGTTAAAATTCGTTCGACAACTATTTTGGGTGTCCGAAAAAAAGGGGTCATTGCCATTGGTGGCGATGGCCAGGTGACCTTTGGTGATATGGCATTTAAGCAAAAAGCAGTAAAAGTTCGTCAGTTTGAAACTGATAAGGGCACTATTCTTGGTGGATTTGCCGGCGCCGCCGCCGATGCCCTCACTTTGTTTGAAAAGTTCGAATCCAAGTTGGAAGAATATGAAGGGGACCTGACCCGCTCCGTAGTGGAATTAGCTAAAGAATGGCGGACAGATAAATTCCTTCGCAATTTGGAAGCATTATTGGCACTCATGGATAAAAAACATTCATTCATCGTTTCAGGGGATGGCAATGTAATTGAACCGGACGGACCGATTATTTCTATCGGATCCGGTGGCGGTTTTGCTCAGTCAGCTGCGACAGCATTCATGAAAAGCACCACTTATCCAGCCAAAAAGATAGTGGAAGAATCACTTAAAATCGCCGCCGAACTGTGTATATATACCAATGATTCCATAACGGTTCTAGAGGTGAAATGA
- the hflC gene encoding protease modulator HflC yields the protein MKKILLGLGAIIVLLGLTSVFIISETEQAVILQFGKPVRTITTPGLHMKVPFPFQEKVVFDDRLLEYDSPPEEILSRDKKSLIVDNYVRWKIVDPLQFLKTVQAIPTALSRMDDIVYSELRRELGTHDMSEIITENREEIMEKVTAASDKATKDYGIAIIDVRIRRVDLPSQNEESIYARMEAERKRQANKFRSEGEEEAQKIRASTDKDKTIILADAYKEAERVRGEGDAKAVEVYANAYSADTKFYEFVRTLDAYKKIVDDKTTLVLPADSRLFKLLMEK from the coding sequence ATGAAGAAAATATTATTGGGATTGGGGGCAATCATTGTTCTGTTGGGATTAACATCAGTTTTTATCATCAGTGAAACAGAACAAGCGGTTATACTTCAGTTTGGTAAACCGGTTCGGACCATCACAACACCGGGCTTGCACATGAAAGTTCCATTCCCTTTCCAGGAAAAAGTAGTGTTTGACGATCGGTTGTTAGAATACGATTCACCGCCGGAAGAAATCTTGAGTAGAGATAAAAAATCACTCATTGTGGATAATTATGTCCGTTGGAAAATTGTTGACCCGCTTCAATTCTTGAAAACAGTGCAGGCAATTCCTACGGCTCTCAGCCGCATGGATGATATAGTCTATTCTGAATTGCGTCGTGAACTGGGAACCCATGATATGTCCGAAATCATTACTGAAAACAGGGAAGAAATTATGGAAAAGGTGACTGCGGCCAGTGACAAGGCAACAAAGGATTATGGAATTGCCATTATCGATGTCCGGATTCGGCGAGTAGATTTGCCTTCTCAGAATGAGGAATCGATCTATGCCCGGATGGAAGCAGAACGAAAACGACAAGCTAATAAATTCCGTTCTGAAGGTGAAGAAGAGGCTCAGAAAATCCGCGCATCTACGGATAAGGATAAGACTATTATTTTAGCCGATGCCTATAAAGAAGCGGAACGGGTTCGCGGTGAAGGAGATGCAAAAGCTGTAGAAGTGTACGCCAACGCCTATTCTGCCGATACGAAATTCTATGAATTTGTCCGAACCTTAGATGCTTACAAAAAAATAGTAGATGATAAAACAACGCTGGTTTTGCCTGCAGATTCCCGTTTATTTAAATTGTTAATGGAGAAATAA
- the hflK gene encoding FtsH protease activity modulator HflK, whose translation MQYKRIIVGDQEIKVPVLAMGALPIAGIALVLWLLTGIYVVGPDEVGVVQTFGKYSRAAQSGLNYHFPYPIETVSTPKVTEVKRIEIGFRTVGKNQYQTVERESLMLTGDENIVDAEMIVQYRIKDPVAYTFNFIKHELTVREASEASLRTIVGKHNINEALTSGKFMIQEETKALIQNILDKYETGILVVAVQLQDVGPPKQVIGAFKDVASAKEDKNRMVNQAEGYRNDVIPKARGEAQAMIREAEGYKEARIARAEGDVAKFSAVLKEYRKAKGVTETRLYLETMEEILAKSQKIVVPDSKNGNLINLLNLNAKGGK comes from the coding sequence ATGCAATACAAACGAATCATAGTCGGGGATCAAGAAATAAAGGTACCGGTATTAGCAATGGGTGCGCTGCCTATAGCTGGGATTGCACTGGTTCTGTGGCTGCTCACAGGAATCTACGTGGTTGGTCCGGATGAAGTAGGGGTAGTCCAAACTTTTGGAAAATATTCAAGGGCCGCTCAGTCGGGATTGAATTACCATTTTCCATATCCAATTGAAACTGTTTCAACACCGAAAGTGACAGAAGTAAAACGAATTGAAATTGGATTTAGAACTGTAGGAAAAAATCAATACCAAACGGTTGAACGGGAGAGTCTCATGCTTACTGGGGATGAAAATATCGTCGATGCAGAAATGATCGTCCAGTACCGCATAAAGGATCCCGTGGCCTATACATTCAATTTCATTAAACATGAACTCACAGTTCGGGAAGCGTCTGAAGCATCCTTAAGAACCATTGTAGGTAAACATAATATTAATGAAGCGTTGACCTCCGGTAAGTTCATGATCCAGGAAGAAACCAAAGCCTTGATTCAGAATATTTTGGATAAATATGAAACAGGGATTTTGGTTGTAGCTGTTCAGTTACAGGATGTAGGTCCGCCAAAACAGGTGATCGGAGCCTTTAAGGATGTAGCTTCCGCAAAAGAAGATAAAAACCGAATGGTGAACCAAGCCGAAGGTTACCGCAACGATGTGATTCCGAAAGCCCGAGGAGAAGCTCAAGCAATGATCCGTGAAGCGGAAGGTTATAAAGAAGCACGTATCGCCCGTGCCGAAGGTGATGTGGCCAAATTCAGCGCTGTGTTGAAGGAATACCGCAAAGCAAAAGGAGTTACTGAAACACGGCTTTATTTGGAAACAATGGAAGAGATTCTGGCAAAAAGTCAAAAGATTGTAGTGCCGGATTCCAAAAATGGGAATTTAATTAATTTGCTAAATTTGAATGCAAAAGGGGGTAAATAA